Genomic DNA from Corallococcus silvisoli:
GACGTCGGTGTGGGACCTGTCCACGGGGTTGATTGACGGCACCCTGAAGAACGACGCGACGCTCACCGACCCGCAGCGCAAGCGCATCAACGAGCTGCGGCCCATGGCGGACCAGTGCTACCCGACCCAGGCCGCGCTCCGGGCGGCCATGGTGGCGGAGCTGGCCAAGGACACGTCCAACAGCCCCGCGGACATCCAGCAGACCGCCGATTCCATGCAGGCGCTGGCCTACATGCAGCCGCGGCTGGACACCTACGCGAACAACAACTTCTGGTGGGACGACGTCTCCGACGGGCCCGTCACCGCGACGGTCATCCTGACGGGGGGCACGCGGGTGAACGTGGAGTTCCCGGCGTGGATGGTGGTGGCGCCTCCGGCCTATGCGCCGCAGCTGCTCAACATGATCACGCTGTACGACACGCTCTACGACACCTTCGTCACCCAGCGCGACCTGGAGCCGGAGCTGTGCAAGGGCGGCACGTTCAACGACGCCTACAAGCCGAACTTCCAGGCGGACATCCTGCCCATCCTCCAGCGTCCGTCCGACTACCGCTGGGTCGCGCGCATCAACGATCAAGGCATCGACGCGCATGGCGCCCTGCCGAGCCCGGACGCGAGCAACCACAACTTCATGAAGTACGTGCGCGACCCCCAGTCCTTCAATGACTACCCGGGCCGCATGCCGAAGATGGCGGGCGACAACCCCATCACGGACGCCACCCCGCGGAACTTCCTCACCCTCACGCGGACGCAGTACTTCTTCCTCAGCCAGTTCAGCAAGGGCCACTTCGACAACACCCCGAGCACCGCCACGCCGACCCCGGGCCAGCTGCTGGACCGGGGGGTGTTGGAGAACTGCGTGGGCGGGCCCTTCTGCCCGGGCATCGAGATGACCTGGATCGCCCGCGACGCGAACTTCTTCATGGAGCCGTTCCGCTTCAAGCACCGCGAGGTGACGGGCCCCGGCCTGCGATGGAACACCAACCCCCATGATGGCCAGGGCCTGGAGCCGGGAGACGCCACCAAGTACATGGCGCTGCCCTGGCAGGCGGACTTCAACGAGTGCTCCAACCAGGTCGTGCAGAGCACGTCCCTCTGGTGGTGGCCCTCGCAGCGGCCCTACGAGGTCAACTACCTGGACCGCGGCGGCGAATGGCAGCAGGGCTACTGGACGCGCCCGTCCGACATCAACTTCGACAAGGACGAGGAGATGGTGGCCAAGTGGAAGGGCCTGGGCTTCATCCTCGCGCGAGCGAACGCGCAGCCCGCGGACCAGGGCCCCTCCAGCGCGGCGGATCCCGCGCCGCTGTTCATC
This window encodes:
- a CDS encoding LodA/GoxA family CTQ-dependent oxidase; translation: MGTSYKIHPAVGVARVGDSDDYYLGPETAKGLPQERTGGNVTRFRDAQGGIRRQAARFQIHTFDPSNPTAPGKRVQPGVDGVVDIEWTVHVANKKAAWYEFQQQQGADGTYDAAHPLRNPRTKDEAGRKALIIDPGPRTVACRGSNQHPLHADFAPSDPQGKGYPQTFPAPGLLPDNNDITTLGSAIADDQGYLYTLGGHGRSGTTSVWDLSTGLIDGTLKNDATLTDPQRKRINELRPMADQCYPTQAALRAAMVAELAKDTSNSPADIQQTADSMQALAYMQPRLDTYANNNFWWDDVSDGPVTATVILTGGTRVNVEFPAWMVVAPPAYAPQLLNMITLYDTLYDTFVTQRDLEPELCKGGTFNDAYKPNFQADILPILQRPSDYRWVARINDQGIDAHGALPSPDASNHNFMKYVRDPQSFNDYPGRMPKMAGDNPITDATPRNFLTLTRTQYFFLSQFSKGHFDNTPSTATPTPGQLLDRGVLENCVGGPFCPGIEMTWIARDANFFMEPFRFKHREVTGPGLRWNTNPHDGQGLEPGDATKYMALPWQADFNECSNQVVQSTSLWWWPSQRPYEVNYLDRGGEWQQGYWTRPSDINFDKDEEMVAKWKGLGFILARANAQPADQGPSSAADPAPLFIEVERKLPDGGMS